GTGACCTTTTAATGCCTGAGGCCGAACTCTTAGGACacgatgcctgaggcagagtTGATAATAGGGCTCCGGCGGAGTTCCCATAACAGGTAGGAAGAGCTgatttaagattttttatactGTATGAAACTTACTTACTAGGTATACAGGAAGCTattctctttttttaaaaaaaaaaaaaactttgTAATAAATAGCTATAGAAAATcgtatatattaattactatatcCTATAAATTACTAGAcagtttataattattattagtataagAGAATCTAGTACCTATAGGCTGGTTTATAAAGAGTAGAGATAAGCTCTATAACTAGTACTAGggattataatatattttatttctaaatttattaatttaacaGGGcctagacatgcacaacccgccccgaaatcctgaacccgatccgGCCCGAACCCGAACGGGTAGAACCTGCGGAACCTGAAATAACATTATATAGCTTGCAAAAGACTTTTTCTAGAgcttttatatagatttatataatttaatactttaatattctatattttttaattagaacttaaaatatttaaagttgTGAGATTTATTAAGgttttaaaaaatatcttggTAACCTGATTCAAAACATATATTTCAACATAGAGCCCCGGGTAACCACTAATCACTTTTCTAGACTaaaaattttagtatttctaaaaattatacatactaatattaagatagtctaaaaaatagtagatatacctataaatataacagtaaaaatatataattatataataaaaggGATTTGAATAACTAACTGACTTAATTTAAGTAGTACAAAGAAGCGAACAGATGACCTGGACGCTAGGGGCCTGACTCATCCAGCTCGCCATCGAACCCCTGCAGTGCTAATATAACCAATAATATAACGAATAATACCCTGGAAGGCTGTGATACAAGACAAAGAATACTAACTAGTCTTGGCTACTTTTTGTCCCATTGGCTGCATGAGTCGCAATGGCCCTGCACCGGTCAGCAGCTGTCGGATCTTAACGACGGTGAATACTAAATGACTACCTGCCACTGATCTGTCTGCTTCGACCATGGGTGAGTCCAGAGGTTGACGGTTCCGGCACAGAATGCAGGGAAATACTCGTCAAACATCATCCGGTACCAGTAGCTAGACTGGAAGTCAGTCGGTAGACAATACTAAAGGGCAGGGCATCCTTGATATCCAGGCGAAGCAGGTACATTGGGTGTTGCTTACAGCCCCCTCTCAGCTAAAATACTGTATAACCAAACTAGTCACCGGGTCAGTTTGAACTCTCCATTGACCAGCAGGAAAGTGCCAGGAGTGGATTCAATATTACCAGCCATGGCAGCCTGGGCGGCCCGAGAGGTGCTCATTTGCAAGTATTCAAATTAACGCCTTGAGACTTAGTATCTGAAAGACACTGAGAGCATTTCATAGCCATGTCGTTTGACTCCATTTTGTAGAAGCACATTCCAGTACAACCCTCCAAAATATTGTTCACGTCTCTCAATAAGTAAGAGACATTCAATCGGAAAGGGCAATGTGCCTGTGCAGTACAGCGATGGAGTTCAGTCTCATGACCGCATTTCGAGCGAAGAGTAGCCTGAAACTCCTGCATGCTCATGCTGTTTAATAGCTCTTCCGCTGGCTCTGATATATTCTTTTGGAAGCAATTTTGCCGCAAGGCTCGTCGACATTGACCATGAGTTGTTAGCAGCTCAAAAAAAGACTGATCCCGGTCTAACGCCTGAATTCCAGTTTTCAGCCGATCTCTTATTTCCGATTTAATCATATCCATCCTTGTGAGGATTCGATCTATGTCGCTGTCAGGTTACTCCAGAATCTTCAAGCCGATTAAATCAAGCCATAGCACTGTAAGGCTTACCTCGAATACGGTCAAGTACCAGACGCCAACAGTCCATTTGAACATCTCGGGGACCTAGTCTCATCATGCAAAGCCTGGTAGCCGTTTCAAATGCATCGTGATCCCCCTTCCAGAACGCTGCCATAGTCGCATATCCAAGGCGCCGAATAGCTTGTGGTCCTTGCATAACTATTTCCTGTTGGTAATATACCGAAAAATAGGGCAAGACATCCTTTTTCTGTCCATAGGAATCAATAAGATTCTCGAGTTTATCAAACGTACTTCTAACCAGGCGAGAAGGGAGGGTCGAGCCAGGGGCCCCATCCTCTAGGATGCGTACAAAAACCATCATCGGAACAGGATCCCAGAGGTCGATGATAGCTGTCTGTATACCCAGGTATACCTGACCGATATCAGGTAATAGTGAAATATTTGAAACAATGCACCAAACCCTCCGAGCTACTAGGAAAGTCCACTCATGTCCGTCATTGACGCGCCGTACGACAATTGTATAGATCAGATGTTCTGTGAGATCGGAGTTCCGAGTGTTCCATGGGCTATGAAGGTGCTCGACAGGAGAAGGATCTTCATTTCGGGCTCGTTGAGTTTGAGAGTCCTGTACGTAAGGTTCAACTCCCCGGAACTCTTCTATACTGTATGTTTGGGTGTTACCCACAGGAAGAGTAACGTCTGCCATCGTTCTGAAAGACTCGCCACAGCCTATCTTTGAAAACAGCAAGATATCAGATGTTAGAAAGGCGAGGGGAGGCTAAGCACTTTTAGAATTTTTAATAGCCTTTTGGACGTTGGGCACGTATAATAATAGGGTATTATCAACTTTGAATactgataataataaggCTCTTATGAACACAAGACAAACCTCCGATGCTTAAGGTTACTGTGCATCCATACCGGTTTCAGACGGCTTAAGCTGGCTGTAGACAAATCTTATCATGCGTAAGCTATCAGAACATGCGGGAATGTCGGAATAGGCTCAGCATAGCATGCCAGTTTTCGATTTCTCTCTTAACAGGCAGTAAGTAGCCCATGGtcttaaatttttattaacCAAGAAGTGCATGATTATCTGGATGTTGATCACAGCTATCTTAGGTAGAATTATCCGACAGCTTCCCAAGTGAAACTCAAATTCGAAAAGTTGTCACTTGTTCCAGATGGGTGCAGATGGGTATAGATGGCAAGAGTTTCGGGAGCCAACCCAGCACAGACAACGTCAAGGCAATTAAATCATAATCAAAAGCGGAGACGAAGACACGGCAAAAGATGGGGATTAGCGGAAACTGTACTGAGAGACCCACCGAATTATCACCCTTCGCGATAGTTCTATCATTGAGTGGCTATGATATATTAAAGGCCCTCTCTCCCAAGCCCAACTGGTGTCCACGAACAAGCTACAGAGTTTATACGATTGAGTTGCTTCTGAAAGATTTACCCAAGATGACAGCCACTGCCGGAATTCCCTTCTCTCATATCTCGGCGAAACCACTACACCCGACTTTTGGTGCTGAAATTAATGGTGTGGATTTCTCGTCCCCTATAAGTGAGCAAGTGTTCGCAGAGATATACCAAGCTATAACAAAGGTACGTGTCAGCTCTCAGCATACTTGTCTTTCGGTCACAACTGGTGAGCAGCAGCTAAGGACCTATAACAAACAGTACGGGGTCCTTGTCTTCCGCAACACAGGGCTCACAGACGAGGGTCATATTGCTTTCTCTCGGAAGTTCGGTGAACTGGACGACGTGACGCCATACATAAGTGCTGGCCGGAAACACCGGCTTAAATACCCTGAGCTTTTCGACGTGAGCAATGTCGAGGCCGATGGGTCAATCCTGGACCCTGCAAGTCCACGCGGCCAAGCGAATAAGGTATTTCCGCGTGCACGAGTCTGTCCCTTGATCTATTATGCTAACAGAATCGGGATTAAGGGAAACGATCTCTTCCATGTGGACTCAAGCTTCAACCCACGTCGCGCTGGGTATTCGTTGCTGCTGGCGCACGAGCTGCCACCGAATGGCATGGGTGGCCATACTGCATTTGCAGACACAAGGTCAGCATTCAATGACCTCTCGTTAGAGCTGAAGCAGAGGTTATTGGATAATGACTACGTGGCTTGCCACTCCATGCACCACTCTCGCAAGTTGGCCGCCCCTGAAGCCTTTGCTGGCGTCAACCCGCTAGACTATCCCATGGGTCGGCATAAACTGGTGCAGCGCCATGAAGCCTCCGGGCGCATGAACTTATATGTTGCAGCCCATGTACACCATATTGAGGGTATCTCACCGGAGGAGTCGCGAGCATTATTTACTCAGCTTTTTGAACATGCCACTCGCGACAGCAATACCGTGGAGATCGAATGGCAGGCACCAGGCGATCTAGTCGTTTGGGATAATACCTGCACTATGCACCGCGCTGTTGGAGGGCCCTTTCTTCGCAGCTACAAGAGAGACATGAGGCGGACAACCGTCCATGATTCCAGCCCGACAGCCTGGGGGCTAAATGAACACACCAGTGTTCGGCAAGGTTTGCCTTGAATAAAGCAATGTCTGCGCTGTGTGTAATAGTATTTTCTGGTGAGAATGACAATCTATACTCAGACATATCAGGCTTCCTTCGTTCTACACACACTCGTTACTAGAATAACTTCGTAAGTCAGACTGAAGTCGAGAATCAGATTTGTTCTTCATCCCCCCCGGAATGCTCGATTTCTGCCGACGACGTATGTGGTGCACGCAATAGGATTTTGAACTCATAATCAGTAGATAATCAATAGAGGGTAGAAATATCTTTGAGATAGCTGGATatccaccagccttgcaaggtcttttggtgaAGTTGTCCAGCGCCTcatcaaaatatatatcaaaGTATTGGACCCATATCTCCGTTCATGAGAAGATGCCGAGGATGGATCTCGAAGAGCAGTAATGGGCTGTCTATGGCCATAAACCTTCGTCATTTAGTTGTTATTCAGGTTATTTAGACACTATATTATCTAAGTACATGATTGCAGGTCTATGACGACGCGGCCTTGCAGCCTGCCTCCCTGCATTCCTTCGAAGACCTCGTTGATATTATCCATCTTTTCGACACGAACCGGGGTAGTGACCACTCGCTTCGCCATCACCAGCGTCTCCATTGCCTCCCTACGGTTACCCACATTGCTTCCCACAATGGCCAACTGCTTGCCGACCATCAGGTGAGGATAAGAATTCGCAATTGGCTTCGCCTCGCCCGGGACCCCAACACAAACCAGGGTGCCGTTGAATTTCAAATAGGAGAGAGCATCGGAATACGCAGCATTACTGGCGCTGCATATTATGGCAGCGGCAGCTCCGGTGCCTCCAGTGATGGCTAGCACTTCATCTATGACACCTTTGCTTCCGTCACCCGAAGGATAACTGGCGATATCAATAAAGGCTTCAGCACCACATTCCCTGATAAAAGACTCCTTGGGTCCCACATCCAGGCCGATTATCCTGAATCCCATACCTCTACCTCCAAGCTGCACCCCTAGATGGCCCAGCCCACCGCCGGCTCCAGCAATGACCACCCAGTCCCCAGGCTGAGCTCTGCTCTTTTTCAGCGCCGAGTAAACAGTAACCCCTCCACAAAGAAGTGGTGCAGCAACCTCACTTGCCAGCCCGTTTGGAATTGGAGTCACATATCGAGCGGGAGCCAGAACGTATTCCTGAAATGTGCCGGGGCACGTATAGCCCGAGACCTGCGAGTTCACACAAATTCCATCGGCACCAGCCAGGCACGGCATGCAGTTACCGCAAGCAGACGCGATCCACTTGATGCCCACACGGTCACCGGCTTTGACGCCTGCATCTTCGCATGATGGGCCGAGGTGGGCTACAACGCCCACGCCCTCGTGGCCACCGACCTGCCCGCTTTTAACAGGCTCTGGAAGCCAACTCCACTAATAGCGCGATAAGTGTCAGGGAAAACAAAGGGGCTGGCGCCGGTTTCTCTGCAGTAGGCCATTGGGGCGCTCACCTTGTTTGTCATAAGGCTGAGGTCGGAGTGGCATATTCCAGAATGAGTACTGAGACGGATGGTGGTCTTAGTGTGAGAACATCcaacagcagcgagagcaaCCTACATCTTAACCAGAATTTGCCCGGggcctggcgctggcgtAGCTAACTCCACGATACGAGTGGAAATGTCGCCCGGCTTGTCGTACACAACTGCTTTGTGCGTTTTTGGGATCTCCATGGTAAGATGATTTGATCTGGTAACGGAGTCTGCGAGGCACTGAGTGGTGGCGAGAGAAGTGTTGGTAGAAGCAGTAGGGGTTGCAGGTGCATTTCCTGGGCCGATATTCTTCTTATAGACTCGATGCAGGAACAATGGTACTTGATATTCTGACAATTCCTGAATACTTGCCTGGTGACGGTTCCATCTACAGCCGTCGACACACGACTATAGCCATTGTACCATCTGCAACCGGGTTCCATCGGCTATAGATGCGCGAACATGACCGCCATGGCCGACATTTCTGATATGAATAGATCGCGATCCGGATAGTttactctttttttttttctttatctcCATATCGCAGTCCATCCAACGATTGCAACCACAACGCAGCCCTTCGAGAATTCCATCGCGGTCTTACAAAATGGCAACATCCCGTTTGAACTTTTCCACTTTCTATAATATCATCAATGGCGAGCACTGCGGCTCTGATAAGACAATCTTCGGTGTTGATCCTTCTACAGAGTGCAGGCTATGGGGTGTTCCGGTGGCGACGGCGCATGATGTAGAGGATGCTGTGAAGTCTGCCAACAACGCTTTCGAAGCCTGGTCCACGACACCTTTCGAGCAGCGAGTGACCAAGCTAGCTCAATGGAGAGAGCTCTATGAAAAACATGTCGAGGACTTCACTAAGCTGCTCATGGTGGAGTGTGGGAAGCCGCGCTCTGTAGCGGCCGGCGAAGCCAACGAGGTACTCGCCCTATTCGACCACAACCAGAAGCTTCGTATCCCGGAGGAACGCATTGAAGACGACACGCGCATTGCCATTACGCGGCATGTGCCAGTCGGTGTTGTCGCTGCTGTATGCCCGTGGAACTTTCCCCTGGTGTTGTCCGTGGGGAAGATCCTGCCCGCGCTGTTGACGGGGTGCTCGATCATCGTTAAACCATCCCCGTTCACCCCCTACTCGGCGCTGAAAATGGTTGAACTGGCGCAGCAGGTATTCCCTCCTGGTGTCGTCCAGGCCATTGGTGGCGATGACTCTATCGGCCCGGCACTCGTCGCTCACCCCAATGTCAACAAGATCAGCTTCACCGGCTCCAGTACTACAGGGAAGAGAATCATGGCCTCAGCGGCTGCAACACTCAAGAGAGTGACTTTGGAGCTGTATGTATACCGCTTGCAAGGCTAGTTAGCCAATTTCTGATACTGGAATAACACAATCTATAGGGGCGGTAATGATCCAGCGATCATTTACCCTGACGTGGACGTTGAGAAGACTGCCCAGGAAGTGGTTCAGGGCTGTTTTGTATTCTCAGGCCAGGTGTGCGTTGCAACTAAGAGAGTCTACGTGCATGAATCCATTTACGGACCGTTCCTACAGGCCATGGTGAACGCGGCTTCCCGGATCAAAGTGGGCAAGGCGGACGATCCGAGCACCACGATGGGCCCGATGCAGAACAAGATGCAGTATGACAAAGTCCAAGAGCTGGTGGCCGACAGCAAAGCCCAGGGCTACAAGTTTGCCCTCTCGCCGCGTCCCAGTACCACCGGCGCAGGCTACTACCTCTCCCCAAGCATTGTCGACAACCCGCCTGCAACTGCCCGCATTGTGGTTGAAGAGCAGTTTGGTTCGTGAAGCACCCTAAGTGGTGGTACAGTGCGTGCTAACGTTATCTCATGCAGGCCCGATTGTGCCGGTCCTTAAATGgtcggatgaagaagaagtcaTTGCTCGCGCCAACGGAACCCCGTCAGGCCTGGGAGCGTCCGTGTGGACTGCCGATCCTTCTCGCGCCGAGCGGGTGGGCAGGAAGATGCAGGCTGGCAGCGTCTTCCTGAACTCGTGGGCCAAGACGACGCCACGGGCGATGCTATCAGGGCACAAGGAGAGCGGGATTGGGGGTGAGTGGGGGTCCACGGGGATGCTTGAATACTGCAACGCACAGGTCGTGCATATCTTTAAATGATTGGCTGCTCTAAGTTGGATTCCGTCTTTTGCCGTGTCGTTCCTCTATGCCTTTTGTAGTTTAGTCCCTGTAGTAACTGGGGTATTTCCACGGTCGGACCCAGATGCGGAGACTGCTAACGCGGGGTGTGGCGACCTATTCGCAGAATAAATCTGTTCCAAGCGCACCGCACTTCAAACACTGTTAATCCCTGTTTACAATGACCCGTAGTCGAAATGTCCGCCTTTACCGCGCGTGCCAACGGTGTCGCCAGCGGAAGCTCAAGTGTGATCCGTGGGTTGCGTGGTGCCACTCTCTCTGTTCCCTACTAAGCAAGTATTAGAACGACGTCGCCGGACGGGGCAAGGTCCTCGTGCCGGCAGTGCTGTCGAGCTGGCAATGAATGCATTCTCGCTGGATCCCGTCGGGGAGGCGATTTCTCAATGTTTCGACGGCCGCGACATGGCAGCTCTACGCCAGTTGGCAGCGTCGACACAACACACGCGCCGACAGCGCAGGCTGGGTATCACGAGAAAGCAGCAGAGAATCCCATCTATGCCGAGTTGACGAACCCCGGTGATGCGCTTCAAATCCTTGCTCGACTGGCAGCAAACGACCATCGTCAGAATCCGAATGCTCCGGCCTTCGCGGACAGGGTCTCCGCCGCAAGGCGAGAATATTCAGAAACTTCACTGCCGGCTAACGGTATGACGGATCTCATGCAGCCGCCTGTCCCTCAATCAACTGTATCTGCGATGGAATTGCTGGTCATCAGTGTGTTGGGTACGGATCTGGTGGATCAGCTGCTGCATCGGTATGAAGCACCCCTGATAAGTACCGCAATGACTTCTGACTGTCTAGCTACGCGATGAACTACCACACCTTCTGTCCTCTTGTCCCCAAACGTCTCCTCAGTGCCACCGATATGCGGAGGTTAGCCGTTGATGAGCCGTTCCTCCTGGTAGTGGTTCTGACGATCGCATCAAAAGATGAGGCTGTATACCTGGACACCCATCGACATTGCTGTCAGTACCTGAAGCAGCATTTACTGGATATTCTAATAGCTGCCCCATCTACATTGAACGTCGGCTCGGTCGAGGGCCTCCTATTGCTTGCCGAGTGGGTTCCTCACTTACAGATGGACACCTCATCGTGCTATCCCGAGCCATTCCAGAGGAACGTAAGTGCGGTCGAAGATAACATGGCCTGGTCACTGATCGGCCAAGCCGTGAGACACTCTTATCTCCTCCGTCTGGACAAGGCTTCATTTCGGGAGGCATCAACTGGAGAGCCGCAGGAACTGGAGAATCGAAAGCGCCTGGCTTGGATATGTATGTTCCGTGAGCCCTGTAGATGTGTTTGGCAGCGAACTGACTGACGTGTTAGTTGTATATATTGCCGATCGCCAGATCTCGGTCCGGATGGGACAGTCCTTCTGGTCCAGAGGGCCCTCCCTCTCGACTCACTTTACGGCCAAGGACTTTCCGAGTCTGTGCCTGAGTGCAGACGCGGAACATAACTACGCATCGGTCCTGCAGGCCAGCATAGAGCTCACTCAGCTTCTTCATAATGTGCATGATATCCTGTACTCGTCTAAAGAGCGACAACTGCAGATGGTCCGGCGAGGGGACTACAACCGCTATCTAGATGACTTTCGATGCTCCCTGTCGGCATGGCAAGGCCGGTGGGGTGATCTAAAAGCGTCTCCCAAACTGAGTTCCACATTGTGCATTGTGAAGGAATACATTCGCTTGTATGTCAATGCCTTTGCCTTTCAGTCGATTCTTTCAAGGGCAGTCCGCGAGAACCACACTATCTCCGGTGGGACTATGTCAGAAGCAGCAACCACCACACTGGACCCGAAGCGTCCTCTCTCTGTGTTTCCACAAGGCATTACCTCGACTCCAGAGGGCGCATACGTCCTTGAAGCGTTGGATGCGTCCCGGGAGATTCTAATTGTCACTAGCCAAGCCAATCCTGAATCGCATCTTCGTTACATGCCGTTCCGCTTCTATGTGTATGTATATTTATTCAACAGGGGTCGAACTGCTCAACTGATCCTGGTATAGATATACTGTATACTCCGCTGTGTTCCTATACAAAGCGCAGGTATTTGGGGCTCTAGGACACGCCGAAAAGATCGAGGTAGCTTCGATCGTGGAGGAATATATCCGGGTCCTTGAACGGGCCGCGACCAACGATTATCACGTCGCTAGCCGGCTCGCAAGCCTGCTTAAACGGATGTGGATGTCTGATACCGGCAAGAAATATTCGTCGCCGATGAGAATGGCATCTCCCGCGGTAGACCATTCGGGTATGAATATCTTACCAGGCCACTGCGAAGCTCTCCAGAACATCAACATGTTCGATCGCCAAAGTCATCCAGATGCTGACTTTGGAACGGGAGTTCCAGGCACTGCAAACATGGCAACCCCGGAATTCAATTTATTTTGTCCAGAGTTCTCGAGTTTAGAGTCCGAGCTGGTTGGGCTTGGTATGGGTGCTGTAGACTTTCCAATATAACCAGAAATATATGTATTCTATTGTATGGCTATATAGATGATTTCGAACTCTGGCAAACGCGAGGCTGAGTCCTCATCTCATGGTGGGCACAAATGAACATCCCAACTTATGATTATCGCAATACAATACGATGGGCTAGGTGGTTTACAAGATGGCTCGTTTGGTTTAGGATCCTTCGGCCAGAAAGGGCAAAATGACGGAGGTGCTGGCGTGGTGTGGATAGCGGCTATAGATGTATCCTTGGTATAGCCGGCAAGCACGGCCAGTAGAAAAAGGAGTAACGTCAAAGATTCCAGGGCCACGGGGGTTTCCAGCGAATTGGTCAGCCCCCCAGCATTAGCAGTTGCGTGTGCCAGACAAAGTGGCGCCTCCCCTTTCCTGGCGGCTTTAGATGGACGGAGCTGGGGATGCGGGGAAGCTCAAACTAGAGTCCGGGGTCAAAATGTGGAGATGAATAAAGCAGCAGGATCTATCAGCCGGAAACGGCCGAAGATGGTACGAGATGGCTAGAGATGGGGAGTGGATGGggcggatggagatggccgcCATGAAGGGAGCAACTCTTTATGGAAACCCCTATATTAATCGTCCTCGGACATATGACGGCGAATTTCTCTTTCCATTTCAATTACTTTGTATTGCATCTGCAACTGCAATGATGATAACCAACATCTATGCCATCACAGCTATCGCTGTGATCGGAGGATCGCTATTTGGCTTTGATCTGTCTTCGATGTCTGCCATGTGAGTTGGACTTCGGGGAAGACTCACGCGTACTCTAATCAATAAAGCCTCCCTACACACCAGTATAGATGCTACTTCAATCAGGGTCCTAACGGGCCTTTACTCAACGGTGCAGCCCACTGTTCAGGCCCAGATCCTACAGTGCAAGGTGGCATCACGGCCTCCATGTCTGGAGGCTCTTTCGTCGGAGCATTGATCTCAGGGTTCGTGACTGATATCCTAGGACGGAAATATGCCATCCAAATGGGGTCTATTATATGGTCAGTTCCTACATGACGTGGGCACCTTCAACACGGCTGACATTATACATAATCAGGATTGTCGGAAGTATCCTGTGTTGCGCCTCCCAGAACATTGCTATGTTGATAGTCGGTCGATTCCTCAATGGGATGTGTGTGGGAATATGTTCTGCACAAGTCCCTGTCTATGTTGGAGAGCTCGCACCTCCACATCTAAGGGGCCTGGTGATGGGTGCTCAGCAGTGGGCCATCACATGGGGTGTTTTGATTATGTTTTACATTTCCTATGGCTCTTCCTTCCTTGCTGGGACTATAGCATTCAGGCTGCCTTGGGGCCTTCAAATGATTCCCGCAGTggtcctcttcttcgggcTATTCTTCACCCCCGAGTCTCCGCGCTGGCTGGCAAAGCAAGATCGCTGGGATGAGTGCATTTATATTATCTCATCGATTCATGCTAACAATAacctggaggaggagtttaTTCAGATGGAGATTCAACAGCTCAAAGACGCCTGTGAATTGGAGCGTACCAAGACTGACAACACTTACTTGCATCTTTTTCAGCCGCATATGATTTGGCGCACGCACATTGTTGTCTTTGTCCAAGTATGGTGCCAGCTTACTGGAATAAACGCCATTCTATACTGTAAGCTCCATAATGCCCATTCCCTCTGTCTTTAACCCCTCACTAAAACAACATGAAAACCCAAAGATATCACTTATATCTTCGGAATGGCAGGATTAAGTGGCAGTTCCAACTTGGTGGCTTCATCCATCAGTTCTGTGATCAACGTGGTTATGACGATACCAGCGCTTATATTTTTGGATCGAATCGGCCGTCGACCATTCCTGATAGCTGGCAGTATCTCTCTGACCATCTGGTGGACCATATGTACGGGCCTAATGGGGGGGTATGGCAACCCGGCTCCCCCCGGAGGGCTGGATCATATCCGCGAACAGAGCTGGGTAATCACAGGTGCACCCGCGAAAGTTGTCATTGCTTGTTCATACCTTATTGTGGCATCTTTCGCCCCAACCTGGGGCCCTATAGAGTGGGTGTATCCGTCGGAACTCTTCCCCCTGCGTCTCCGAGGCAAGGCGGCTGCCTTGTCTACGGCCAGCAATTGGGCTGTCAATTTCGCTCTCAGCTACTTTGTCCCGGTTGCTTTTGTTAACATCACCTGGAAGACCTATCTTATATTTGCTGTCTTTTGCTTTGCTATGACACTTcatgttttctttgttttccctGAGACTTCGGGGAGGACGCtagaagaagtggaagatGCGTTTAAAGGCATTAAGGTAGCATGGAGGATGGGTATTACTGAAGTCAAGGATGCAGAGAGAGCACTTGATAGTAGGTCAAACCAGGAAAAACTGGATTCTGGCCAGACTGTACATATTGAGTGAAGGTGGTTTATCATATCCACCAACCGCAACATGAGAGTACCTCAGCTCCATATATTAAGGATTCAAAGATAATAGGACCTAATATTAAATTGATAcagactatatatatctaattatcCCTCCGTTCCGTAGATGTCCTGTTGGCACAAATGTCTGATAGCAAGGGGTTCTTATGTACGTCAATAATCTAGTCCTACCAA
This sequence is a window from Aspergillus puulaauensis MK2 DNA, chromosome 6, nearly complete sequence. Protein-coding genes within it:
- a CDS encoding TauD/TfdA dioxygenase family protein (COG:I;~EggNog:ENOG410PMD3;~InterPro:IPR042098,IPR003819;~PFAM:PF02668;~SMCOG1121:dioxygenase, TauD/TfdA;~antiSMASH:Cluster_6.7;~go_function: GO:0016491 - oxidoreductase activity [Evidence IEA];~go_process: GO:0055114 - oxidation-reduction process [Evidence IEA]); the protein is MTATAGIPFSHISAKPLHPTFGAEINGVDFSSPISEQVFAEIYQAITKYGVLVFRNTGLTDEGHIAFSRKFGELDDVTPYISAGRKHRLKYPELFDVSNVEADGSILDPASPRGQANKGNDLFHVDSSFNPRRAGYSLLLAHELPPNGMGGHTAFADTRSAFNDLSLELKQRLLDNDYVACHSMHHSRKLAAPEAFAGVNPLDYPMGRHKLVQRHEASGRMNLYVAAHVHHIEGISPEESRALFTQLFEHATRDSNTVEIEWQAPGDLVVWDNTCTMHRAVGGPFLRSYKRDMRRTTVHDSSPTAWGLNEHTSVRQGLP
- a CDS encoding putative secondary metabolism biosynthetic enzyme (COG:Q;~EggNog:ENOG410PGFN;~InterPro:IPR013154,IPR013149,IPR002328,IPR036291, IPR011032,IPR020843;~PFAM:PF00107,PF08240;~SMCOG1040:alcohol dehydrogenase;~antiSMASH:Cluster_6.7;~go_function: GO:0008270 - zinc ion binding [Evidence IEA];~go_function: GO:0016491 - oxidoreductase activity [Evidence IEA];~go_process: GO:0055114 - oxidation-reduction process [Evidence IEA]), which produces MEIPKTHKAVVYDKPGDISTRIVELATPAPGPGQILVKITHSGICHSDLSLMTNKWSWLPEPVKSGQVGGHEGVGVVAHLGPSCEDAGVKAGDRVGIKWIASACGNCMPCLAGADGICVNSQVSGYTCPGTFQEYVLAPARYVTPIPNGLASEVAAPLLCGGVTVYSALKKSRAQPGDWVVIAGAGGGLGHLGVQLGGRGMGFRIIGLDVGPKESFIRECGAEAFIDIASYPSGDGSKGVIDEVLAITGGTGAAAAIICSASNAAYSDALSYLKFNGTLVCVGVPGEAKPIANSYPHLMVGKQLAIVGSNVGNRREAMETLVMAKRVVTTPVRVEKMDNINEVFEGMQGGRLQGRVVIDLQSCT
- a CDS encoding aldehyde dehydrogenase family protein (COG:C;~EggNog:ENOG410PFYI;~InterPro:IPR015590,IPR044086,IPR029510,IPR016160, IPR016161,IPR016162,IPR016163;~PFAM:PF00171,PF05893;~SMCOG1017:aldehyde dehydrogenase;~antiSMASH:Cluster_6.7;~go_function: GO:0016491 - oxidoreductase activity [Evidence IEA];~go_function: GO:0016620 - oxidoreductase activity, acting on the aldehyde or oxo group of donors, NAD or NADP as acceptor [Evidence IEA];~go_process: GO:0055114 - oxidation-reduction process [Evidence IEA]) → MATSRLNFSTFYNIINGEHCGSDKTIFGVDPSTECRLWGVPVATAHDVEDAVKSANNAFEAWSTTPFEQRVTKLAQWRELYEKHVEDFTKLLMVECGKPRSVAAGEANEVLALFDHNQKLRIPEERIEDDTRIAITRHVPVGVVAAVCPWNFPLVLSVGKILPALLTGCSIIVKPSPFTPYSALKMVELAQQVFPPGVVQAIGGDDSIGPALVAHPNVNKISFTGSSTTGKRIMASAAATLKRVTLELGGNDPAIIYPDVDVEKTAQEVVQGCFVFSGQVCVATKRVYVHESIYGPFLQAMVNAASRIKVGKADDPSTTMGPMQNKMQYDKVQELVADSKAQGYKFALSPRPSTTGAGYYLSPSIVDNPPATARIVVEEQFGPIVPVLKWSDEEEVIARANGTPSGLGASVWTADPSRAERVGRKMQAGSVFLNSWAKTTPRAMLSGHKESGIGGEWGSTGMLEYCNAQVVHIFK